The following coding sequences are from one Collimonas arenae window:
- the mmsB gene encoding multiple monosaccharide ABC transporter permease — protein MNHKVATAETQPPALADKKDYAGFLKNNMREYGMLMSLIAIMAFFQYMTDGTLMQPLNLTNLVLQNSYIVIMALGMLMVIVAGHIDLSVGSVVGFIGALAAVLIVNLHMNFVLASILCLLAGGAIGAAQGYWVAFFKIPSFIVTLAGMLVFKGLTLALLQGQSVGPFPDDFQMLSSGFIPDFFGGADLRITSLLVGVLVAAVMIVVKVRHRAKQVKHGMEDEPQLFFVLKNGVFAAVIIFFSYLLASYKGMPNVLIVMFLLMVAYTFIANRTTIGRRIYAVGGNEKAAKLSGIKTSRVSFYTFINMGMLAALAGLIFAARLNTATPKAGTGFELDVIAACFIGGASASGGVGKVMGAVIGAFVMGVMNNGMSIMGIGIDYQQVIKGLVLLAAVFVDVYNKNK, from the coding sequence ATGAACCATAAAGTTGCAACTGCAGAGACCCAGCCGCCGGCTCTGGCAGACAAGAAGGATTACGCTGGCTTCCTGAAGAACAACATGCGCGAATACGGCATGCTGATGTCGTTGATCGCGATCATGGCATTCTTCCAGTACATGACAGACGGCACCCTGATGCAGCCGCTGAACCTGACCAACCTGGTGCTGCAGAACAGCTACATCGTCATCATGGCGCTCGGCATGCTGATGGTCATCGTGGCTGGTCATATCGACCTGTCGGTTGGCTCGGTGGTCGGCTTCATCGGCGCGCTGGCGGCAGTGCTGATCGTCAACCTGCACATGAATTTCGTACTGGCCAGCATCCTGTGCCTCCTGGCCGGTGGCGCGATCGGCGCTGCCCAAGGCTATTGGGTGGCGTTTTTCAAGATTCCGTCATTTATCGTCACGCTGGCAGGCATGCTGGTGTTCAAGGGATTGACGCTGGCGCTGTTGCAGGGACAGTCGGTTGGTCCGTTTCCGGACGATTTCCAGATGTTGAGTTCAGGTTTCATCCCGGATTTTTTCGGCGGAGCTGATTTGCGCATTACCTCGCTGCTGGTCGGCGTGCTGGTTGCCGCCGTCATGATCGTAGTCAAAGTGCGTCATCGCGCCAAGCAGGTCAAGCATGGAATGGAAGACGAACCGCAGTTGTTCTTCGTACTGAAAAACGGTGTATTTGCTGCGGTCATTATTTTCTTCAGCTACCTGCTGGCTTCCTATAAAGGGATGCCGAACGTGCTGATCGTCATGTTCTTGCTGATGGTGGCTTATACCTTCATCGCCAATCGCACCACTATTGGCCGCCGCATTTATGCGGTTGGCGGTAACGAAAAGGCGGCCAAGCTGTCAGGCATCAAGACCTCACGCGTGTCTTTCTATACCTTCATCAACATGGGCATGCTGGCGGCGCTGGCCGGCTTGATCTTTGCGGCGCGCCTGAATACCGCCACACCGAAAGCAGGTACCGGCTTCGAACTGGATGTGATCGCAGCCTGCTTCATCGGCGGCGCTTCAGCGTCTGGCGGCGTCGGCAAGGTGATGGGCGCAGTGATCGGCGCGTTCGTGATGGGCGTGATGAACAATGGCATGTCGATCATGGGTATCGGCATCGATTATCAGCAGGTGATCAAGGGCCTGGTCTTGCTGGCCGCGGTATTTGTCGACGTCTACAACAAGAACAAATAG